Sequence from the Populus nigra chromosome 17, ddPopNigr1.1, whole genome shotgun sequence genome:
AatacaaattttcttttaaattgactATATATGATGTCACCTGAAAAGAATATAAAGCAAATGCCAATTTGgattaaaatcttgaaaactaaataaataaatctcaaaacttttatttaaagcgaaacaatcaaatatattcaataatacCATTGAATCAAGAAATCTTGAAttcataaactttttatttcataGTAAGAGATATTATCAGAATAATctatatattaatcaaaaatatatttttctcaattaattttaaaaatatatatctatgTCAATATAATACATatagataaatttaataaatttttaaaatgatatttttaataaaaaaataaaataagaaaccataatttttaactACGAGGTTAACCCTCAAAGTTCAATTCATGAATTCAACACATGGAACTTGAGAGTCTCGGTTAATCCGATGCCAAAAAGTCCATGAATTGTGAaatcaaaagataatttttcttttttctcttcttttattgttttctaacaTTGAGGTCTGAACTCAAAATTATTCGGACAAGGTGGGAATGCTGTGGTCCCCGCCCAGCAATATCAAATTGACCAAAAAGCgtagccatttttttttatttttttccacaatAATATCCAGCCACTCAACTAAGGGCTGTATGGTAACTAGCATTTCCTTTGCCATTTATTAATGGTGGATACGGTAAAGCCAAGATACAATGAAGTTTGGTAAGCTTTCCCCTCTTTATTTTATTGGCAGCTGTAACAATTATAGCGAAGAGAGACaccaaaaacacagaaaaaattttatatacatAGAGAGTGAAGATGCCTGCTTTGATCATCTCCACAAACGTCAGCCTTGATGGAGTTGACACCTCCTCCATCCTCTCAGAAGCAACCTCTGAAGTTGCCAAGGTTATCGGCAAACCTGAGAAAGTAAgtgttgttttatatttgatctgaaaaatTTGTCTGGCAGGTGTTGTCTGGTAGGATTGTTAGTTTTACTGATCACTTAAAATTTGGTTGATGTCTTGGTTGGATCTTAgaagtttggttttttaatttttttttttatgaatctaACATCACTTGATGAAGAATCCACAGCACTGGGATCTGGATTATTCAATTCTGATATGGATAGCTATGGTTATGTTCGCCTGAGTTGTGATGTTGTTTACTATGGCCTGTACCATTAGAAAATTGAAATAGATTTTGCTACATTACAGTGATTTCTTTACTCATTTATCAATACATTGGACAAGAATTATGTTCTTTACACCTCGACTTCCAACCTCCTTTCTGTGCTTTGTTAGTTTTTTCTTGTCAgttattaatttgtttggtGAATTCTAGCTATAGAATGTGCGTTCTTGACTAATTTATGTTTGTTGTCTTGCAGTATGTGATGATTGTATTGAAGGGATCAATTCCAATTTCATTAGGAGGAACTGAGGAGCCAGCAGCTTATGGGGAGTTGGTATCTATTGGTGGCCTTAGCCCTGATGTGAACAAGACTCTGAGCTCTGTAGTTGCATCAATTCTGGAGAAGAAGTTGTCAGTACCCAAGTCACGGCTCTTCCTTAAATTCTATGATTCTCAGGCAAGCCATCTCAACTCTTAACTGTCATCGAGAACGTGGATAATTGCAATGTACATTTTTCTTCATATTgcattctttctttctgtttgtTCAGGCCTTTCATAGCCAAGAATATGCATGATGTTTGCATGCTTGATATCCGCATCAAATCCTGTaaatcaatcctttttttttcctttaaactGTGAGCATAGttatgaagttaaattaaacGTGCCTTAGGGTTCAACCTATACTTATTTCTCAGATTGTGTCCTCATTAGCAGCCATTTTGTGTGGTTCTTGTTGCCACTATCAATGATACTGATATGTGCTTTATTTTGCAGGGCACCCACTTTGGGTGGAATGGTTCCACCTTCTAAATCCAGCTTCGTTCTTTGTTGTCTTCGAATTAATGTCAGAGATCCAATAAGATATGCGCCCTTGGTGTTCTGTTATTACAGAAACTTAGCCTTGTTAAGCTGTACAGAATCTACAGGCTACAGATATCCATCCTTATAAGCATCATGGTGCTCACGGCACATGATCTGGGAGTGAATATCTGCTGTTGTTGAACCATTGTCAGCTTATGAGCAATGTTCTTTGGAGTGCTTTGGCCTTGCTTTCTGAGAAATTGTATTCAGATTGTTTTTAGCTAATTAGCCAAAACCGATTTTTCTTTTACTAGTAATGAAAGGGTGTTTATATAACAGGTGTAGCCTAACGATTGGATGTATATGTAGTTGCTTTCTTTGGTGAAGCAGGTTTGAGTCTTGGTGAcatttattttggttatttattttggttattaCTATTTTACTTCTTTTGCAGCGCTACAGGTTGGACTAAGTATTTTTTGAacttgtgtaattttttttttataaaaataaatgaggcGAATTGTCGCAGACGACAGCTTAAAATTCGGCTATTATTTGGTGGTTGGAAAATtgtgaaatataaattttcggttgataattaatttccaactatttttcatcttaaaatatctaataaatactataaaaatctttttaattcacatattaactttaaaatcattaaaaaaaaaaccaaaatcaattgaacataaaaaataaaaacagaactTAATACTCACCACAATTAAACTTTCTTTATTGAATAGAACTAGTACACActaaatttgatcatttttgttattagtattatgataattaatttttttttttcataattttctctTACCTCTTTTTAAgtcaataactaaaaaataaacaaaataaatttttaaactaaaataaaaattattgtgaatttaaggtgatagtaaaaaaatacaattgaaaaaaatatttaaaaaaaaattggcaggAGATTCACTGTTAATATAAATAATGCCTGCCCTTCAACTTTTATTAGCTTTTATTAATGTAACAGATTTGAAATCCGACCAAAAAAGGGTTGGAATCTAAACCTTTCATaaatcaactcgagttaattattttttattaatataatattattttattttaaaaaaaaatactaaaatatggATTAGATTAACAGAATCATAGTTAACTTTTCATGTTAATCGAATTTAGACTAGccaatttcatcttttgtttaaattgaaaTCCAGGCAAGGCTTGATTATAGGTGGTGGGTTTTCCGAGTAAAACCCATTGGGCAAGTTTGAGGTGAACTTATTGGAGAAATAAACAATTTAGGTCCACCAGATCTTTAAATGCAAAATCCCAAACTCTAAACAAAGTTATGTCACTGTATTTTCTTTTGGTTGAATCTCTTAAAGTCTTTtaacagtgtttttttttatatattgttttttcaagtattttttatttaaaaatatattaaaataatattttttatttgttaaaattaatttttgatatcatcttattaaaagaattaaaaaattttaaaaaattaatttaaaatataaataaatattctttaaaaaaatcaactacacCACACAAAAAAACACACTTGACACACCTAACAACTGTTTTTCGAAAAGGTCATGCAGACTTCAGCAATGTTTGGGAATGTAGCTGcgactgtatttttaaaaaatttaaatttttttttagctgaaatttaatatgatttgtatgttttggatcgttttgatgtgctgatatcaaaaataattttaaaaaaataaaaaaaacatcattaatatgcattttaacacgaaaaattatttgaaaaacactcgCAATCACATTGTGAAACACGCTCTTCAAAGATGGATTCCCATGCCATGTTAAAATCAGGAGGAAagactttcttttctctttctggTGCTTCTCTAGAAACTACTTAGatgttttcatttttaacaCATGTTTATCCCAAAAAAtgagaatttatatttttagatcaatgAATTGTAGACTTAGCTccaaagattttctttttcatgaaaGTAGGCACCAATTGCTTgcaaatttttttccaaaaactaTACGCAAATTATTCTTCCCTCCAAGACTTGTCCAATCATTTTCGgaattttttctcaaaaatgtCATAAACAAAATCtacactttatatttaaaaaaactcttggaATTGCAAGATTTGCACCAAGAAATTCAGTAGATATTTTTGAGTGACAATTAGCAAACTTTGAAGTGCCAAATCAAATGAGAGTATTTGAAAATGCGGTTGTactcgtgtttttaaaaaaattaattttttttattaaaaattaatttttttatatattttagattgttttgatgcgttgattttaaaaataatttttaaaaaataaaaaatatttttttatatattttaatataaaaaatattttaaaaaacagtcaTAATCACAATCACATTCCTAAAATAGATATAATATTGCAAAATGAAAAAGGCATATGCTTCATCAAGCGAATTAAATCCCAATTCAAAAGTGGCTTCAAGCGTATTGTCTTCATTTATAAGTGGAGCCGTGTCTTCATCAAATTGGCTTGAAAAGTCGATATCCAACCCGTCCGttcctaaaaaaattgagaaatatataatttaatactaATGGGTGAAAAAACAATCCActtcttaaaaataatgaaaatatagcttttttattGTACCTAATTAACATTTACAATTCTTACTcagagaattgatttttttcttaaagggtttttttaaaaaaaattaattgataataattttataatttaatataatttggttcaataaaaaaagggagagggagagattaTTTTCCCTCAAGGATATTTTTACAAGCCACGAGTTGTTAAAAAGGGAAGTACATAATCctcctatatatataatacaaaaaaaagagaaattaaaaaaccaagtgGAGTCaagtaattaaatagattattcATTATTGCTACAAAAATAGGTGAAATATTTTGATGGCAATTGGTTTGTTTTTTCGAGTAAAATTCAATAAAGGTGGTATTATTCACTAACTATGTCAGAAAAATTAGAATAGAATCCTTAAACTttgttcatttaatttttatttttagaaatattagaggctatttttatatgaaaacaaattagaaataggattttagggttaaaaaactctaaattatGCATGATACTACAAGTCGTCTACCGCACATAAAATGACCTgtcgaaaaaaaaagaaaaataaaaagaaaagaaaatggagtaAGGTGGGcgtagattaaaaaaagaagaaaaaaagaaaagagagagacgCAACATGATATGAATAAAAACCAAAGTTGTTCTCTAGAACAGTCTCGCATCCCTCAGTGTTTGCCATCTTGGAAAAGAATTGTAAACGACTACCTCTCTAGGAGCCAATAATATCTCAGCTAACCGCCCCCTTTGACCAAACAAGGTATGACCATGCACCTCTATATAAATGGTGGATACAGAATAACAAAACCAAGATAAAAGCAGGAAACAGAGGCTTGTATTACTTTGATTGGCAGCCATAACAGCAAAGAGATAAAgggattttgtattttttttgatagAGAAGATGCCAGCCTTGAACATTTCCACAAACGTCAGCCTTGATGGCGTTGATGTCTCTGCTATCCAATCTGAAGCCACCGCTAAACTTGCCAAGATCATTGCAGGCAAAACCGAGGCCGTAAGTCTTGTTCTCagcccccttttttttaattattattattttcaagcaATCTATATAaagttctttaaattatttgtgttttcaatTCCCTTCGTGATCTTTTGGACTTTTCAGTGATCATGTGGCTGGCTCTATATGTAATAtagattttgtttattttcttttctttttggtattttgaGACTTCGAAGATTTTGGACATCCTAAAATACTTCTctctggtgttttttttatttttttttttgtctgaaaTAAAGATCTgtctttttctcaaaaaacatgttgtgaatttttattcattatttcagttgtgaaaaacaatatttaaggACATAGAAAGATTTCTTGGATGTATAGGTGTGATCAGGCTTGATTTCTTGGTGGAGTCTTATGAATTTGGggtttatttatgattttaattaaaatcactGGAATCCATATTGTATTCTGGGcaaatctttttttcctttctgctATTTTCATGCTGTCTTTTGATGTCATATTTTGGAGATTGGATCTGCCTTTGCTCAACCATTTTCATGTGTGTTTTCATGCAGGATGTGATGATTGTATTGAGGGGATCCATACCCATTTCATTAGGAGGATCTCAGGAGCCAGCAGCTTTTGGTGAGCTGGTGTCCATCGGTGGTCTTAGCCCTGAGGTGAACAAGAATCTCAGTGCTGCAATTGCAGAAATTCTGGAGACAAAGCTGTGCATTCCCAAGTCacgaatcttccttaaattctATGACTGTCAGGCAAGCCATCTCAACTTTTAACTGTCAAGAACATGGATTGTTGCCATGCACACATATTTCGTAGCACTGCATTCCTCCTGCTAGAATTTTAGCAGCCATTAATTTTATATGGCTCTTGCTGCCACCGTCGATGATGCTGATATGTTCTCTATTTTGCAGGGTACCCACTTTGGATGGAATGGTTCCACCTTCTAAAGCCAGCGATCTTGCCCCCAAGCTTGAAGTCTCCTACATTATTCAATACGATGTGTCTAGGTTTTCTCCTCTTGTAGAAGCTTGGCTTcgataaaatagattttatttgattttattttcatgtggaGTCCCTTTTTAATGGGGAAATCTCATGTTGGCTTGACATTTGGTCGACATTAGTGTTGTACTATGGTGTGCCTATGGcacatgatttgtttttgggattgaaatctatatattattgttgtattatttTCTGATTATTTTGCGATTTTTATCGAGAATATTTGAGGTGAGCTTGCTTAAGACATAATTCACTTGGGTTGGCATCCCCATTTTAGCTTTCAACAAATTGACATGCAAACCAGAGATGATGCTTTCCATTTCTTTTGGAAGGATGAAATCTGATTGGGAATCTTGCGTATGATTTCGAAGGAGGCTGCTTTTGTGCTGCATGAGGCTTGTCAATGCCGCAAATTGTGTCGGCAGCAACATGTCGCTAGTCCAtgtactttccttttttttaggaAGCCTCCCATCataggtttaattttaaacgtGATTTGAATTTTACCTTTAGGCCTAATTATTACGGTTgaaacttattttctattagcCATACTGAGttaattctctttttatttttattaaaatttattttaaacctaGATTTTAAATCACTCAGGTTATCAGTTAGGTTTTAAAAGAGTGGTCTCAATTGACTATTGGAGGTGTTTGGTATAGGAAtgaaggttattttttaaagtatttttgtttagaaatatattaaaataatattttttattttttaaaatttattttttacatcaatacattaaaacgatacaaaaatatttaaaattttaatttaaaaaaaaattcaaaaacttgcAAAACATTGGTGCGGTGCTAGATTATATATTtgcactttttaaaaaaatttggatatAAAAGTTTGAATTGTTAGATAAactctattaattaattatatattatcttttaatatatattctcatgcaaaatctttttaaacttaaaaatttgTATAGGTTAACCATCATCTTGAATGTTAATGGGTAAGATTCAAATTCATGATACCTTttatattacataaaaaaaatcttcttaattaaactataaatttatcttggatgaaattaaaaaaatctcaaccaagaaaagtataagaaaaaacaattaacaataaaaagaataagaactagatttgatataaaaataaaatgtcaaagatgaaattaaaaaacatataaatcaaatttcatacaattaaaagactaaggatcaaatttaataaaatcaatagatgat
This genomic interval carries:
- the LOC133676878 gene encoding uncharacterized protein LOC133676878 is translated as MPALNISTNVSLDGVDVSAIQSEATAKLAKIIAGKTEADVMIVLRGSIPISLGGSQEPAAFGELVSIGGLSPEVNKNLSAAIAEILETKLCIPKSRIFLKFYDCQGTHFGWNGSTF
- the LOC133677031 gene encoding uncharacterized protein LOC133677031 isoform X2, with protein sequence MPALIISTNVSLDGVDTSSILSEATSEVAKYVMIVLKGSIPISLGGTEEPAAYGELVSIGGLSPDVNKTLSSVVASILEKKLSVPKSRLFLKFYDSQGTHFGWNGSTF
- the LOC133677031 gene encoding uncharacterized protein LOC133677031 isoform X1, producing the protein MPALIISTNVSLDGVDTSSILSEATSEVAKVIGKPEKYVMIVLKGSIPISLGGTEEPAAYGELVSIGGLSPDVNKTLSSVVASILEKKLSVPKSRLFLKFYDSQGTHFGWNGSTF